In candidate division KSB1 bacterium, one genomic interval encodes:
- a CDS encoding DUF4416 family protein — protein sequence MAAKLVVASAKNFAHRIYLGRGIYGDLQLRYCQGAFVENEWTYPDYKSEPILQFLEKTRKTYFNQLKDLHDASYL from the coding sequence ATGGCAGCAAAGCTAGTCGTTGCTTCTGCTAAAAACTTTGCTCACCGAATCTATCTAGGGCGGGGGATTTACGGCGATTTGCAGTTGAGATATTGTCAAGGGGCATTTGTTGAAAACGAATGGACCTACCCTGATTATAAGTCTGAACCAATTCTTCAATTTCTTGAAAAAACCAGAAAAACTTATTTCAATCAATTAAAAGACCTTCATGACGCAAGTTACTTATGA